In a genomic window of Myxococcus fulvus:
- a CDS encoding PP2C family protein-serine/threonine phosphatase — MSSTNTRLNPAPESGTSPGTSPGAAPPPAERTGTRELTGSRESTATRLTSNVGLPHAEQTGTLIAPLEAGELPNVAAIRGPRLDQILLLTTTALVVVIVGLLAALSVASTQSQFEETARRSTERIQEQARELGRTVGQTLALTSVTNLRDNNYAFLEGVAGSIVTTNPNILRVQILDPEGVVMADSEPKAAGAAESDAPTGRVAEQRLVQAFYRDQPVYEIQEPIDYGSSSGKGLVVISYSLRALQVQLEELERDKRATVRANTVRMLGLGLGFVVLAGVVAAFQSRRITRPLGMLTNKVMQLAAGDLGARTQAARGAGREVRTLGVVFNHMAERIKVLLDDVRAKAQLEREVSLARTVQETLLPGRDAVQVGALRIAGLVVTADACGGDWWFRAALDEQRVVIGIGDVTGHGLSTSLVATSATSGFASAMTLREPSEVNARMLITALNVTLANVGRGEHQMSSALAVIDVSTGVIDYAAGAHPSPLVFNRHSGQVASLPARGPLLGASVTSQFTSRDGQLRPGDIVVWYTDGLTEARDGGGRMYGTQRLAAAVQANAHLSAEALREALLADARAHSAGQPQRDDITVVVAEFSPA, encoded by the coding sequence TTGTCCAGCACGAACACGCGTCTGAACCCCGCGCCGGAGTCCGGTACGTCCCCTGGCACGTCTCCGGGAGCAGCCCCACCCCCGGCCGAGAGGACAGGCACCCGGGAGCTCACGGGCTCTCGCGAGTCCACCGCCACGCGCCTGACCTCCAACGTGGGCCTGCCCCACGCCGAGCAGACGGGCACGCTCATCGCGCCGCTGGAGGCGGGCGAGCTGCCCAACGTCGCCGCCATCCGCGGGCCCCGGCTGGACCAGATCCTGCTGCTCACCACCACGGCGCTCGTCGTGGTCATCGTCGGCCTGCTGGCGGCGCTGTCGGTGGCCTCCACCCAGTCCCAGTTCGAGGAGACCGCGCGCCGCTCCACCGAGCGCATCCAGGAGCAGGCCCGCGAGCTGGGGCGCACGGTGGGCCAGACGCTGGCGCTCACCTCCGTCACCAACCTGCGCGACAACAACTACGCCTTCCTGGAGGGCGTGGCCGGCTCCATCGTCACCACCAACCCCAACATCCTCCGCGTCCAGATTCTCGACCCGGAGGGCGTGGTGATGGCGGACAGCGAGCCGAAGGCCGCGGGCGCCGCCGAGTCCGATGCGCCCACCGGCCGCGTCGCCGAGCAGCGCCTGGTGCAGGCCTTCTACCGCGACCAGCCCGTGTACGAGATTCAGGAGCCCATCGACTACGGCTCCAGCAGCGGCAAGGGGCTGGTGGTCATCAGCTACTCGCTGCGCGCGCTCCAGGTGCAGCTGGAGGAGCTGGAGCGGGACAAGCGCGCCACGGTGCGCGCGAACACGGTGCGCATGCTGGGCCTGGGGCTGGGCTTCGTGGTGCTCGCGGGCGTGGTGGCCGCGTTCCAGAGCCGCCGCATCACCCGTCCGCTGGGCATGCTCACGAACAAGGTGATGCAGCTGGCCGCCGGTGACCTGGGCGCGCGCACGCAGGCGGCCCGGGGCGCGGGGCGCGAGGTGCGCACGCTGGGCGTGGTGTTCAACCACATGGCCGAGCGCATCAAGGTGCTGCTCGACGACGTGCGCGCCAAGGCGCAGCTGGAGCGCGAGGTGTCGCTGGCGCGCACCGTCCAGGAGACGCTCCTGCCCGGCCGCGACGCGGTGCAGGTGGGCGCGCTGCGCATCGCGGGCCTCGTCGTCACCGCGGACGCGTGCGGCGGCGACTGGTGGTTCCGCGCCGCGCTGGATGAGCAGCGCGTGGTCATCGGCATCGGCGACGTGACGGGCCACGGCCTGTCCACCTCGCTGGTCGCCACCAGCGCCACCAGCGGCTTCGCCTCCGCGATGACGCTGCGCGAGCCCTCGGAGGTCAACGCGCGGATGCTCATCACCGCGCTCAACGTGACCTTGGCCAACGTGGGCCGCGGCGAGCACCAGATGTCCAGCGCCCTGGCCGTCATCGACGTGTCCACCGGCGTCATCGACTACGCGGCCGGCGCGCACCCCAGCCCCCTGGTCTTCAACCGCCACAGTGGTCAGGTGGCCTCGCTGCCCGCGCGCGGTCCGCTGCTGGGCGCGTCCGTGACGTCGCAGTTCACCTCGCGCGACGGCCAGCTGCGCCCCGGCGACATCGTCGTCTGGTACACCGACGGCCTCACCGAGGCGCGCGACGGCGGAGGGCGCATGTACGGCACCCAGCGCCTGGCCGCCGCGGTGCAAGCCAACGCCCACCTGTCCGCGGAGGCGCTGCGTGAAGCGCTGCTCGCGGACGCCCGCGCCCACAGCGCGGGACAGCCGCAGCGCGACGACATCACCGTCGTCGTCGCCGAGTTCAGCCCCGCCTGA